The sequence CTGCGATCGCCCTCTCTTGCGTCTCAAGGGAGCTGAGCTTCGCCGGAAGCTCTGACTCGATGTTCTCGAGCTTCTTCCTCTCGCCCACGATCTTCACGCTGCGCTGGTCCAGGGTGCTCTGCTTCTCCTCGAGCTCCTTGCTCCACTTGGACAGCTTCTGCTCCCACTGCTGGACATCCTCGCCTCTGGACGCAAGTTCTCCCTGGTCCCTTCCCGTCTTCTCGATGGCTTCGCGCAGTTCCTCTTCCCTGCCCTCGAGCTCCTTCCTCATCAGGTTCAGGTCGGCCTCGGCCCTCAGCACGTCCCCGGACTTCTGGTCCAGCTTCCCGCGCTTCTCCTTGATCGTCTTCTCCTCGTCTAGGACCGTGCTCCTGAGACCTTCCAGGCGTTTGCCTTCCCGTCCGAGGTTCTTCCACAGCTCGTCGAGCTTCAGCTTCTCCTTGGATGACGTCTTCTCAGCGCTCGCGAGATCGTCCCCGAGCTCCTTCAGCACCGTCTTCTTCTTCTCCAGGTCCGACTCGCGGGAGTGCAGGTCATCCTCCCTCGCTATCAGATGGGCCTCGGTCTCGGAGGTCTCCGTCTCCCTCCTCTCGAGGTAGTCCATGCGCTTCTTCAGGTCCTCCTCTTCGGCCTTCAGCTTATCCAGCTTCTTCGCCATTACCTTCTCCAGCTCGTCGATCGCGAGCTTCTTGCCCTCGATCTCCCCTGCAAGCACGTTGAGACCCCTCGCCCTCTTCTCCGAGAGGTTCTTCTCGCTCTTGACGAGCCCGCGCTCCTTGTCGATACTCTCCTGCTGCTTCTCCAGGTCCCTCTCTATCCTTGACTTCTCCCGCTCGAAGACGTCAACGCCCTTCGAGAGGTCCCGCGTGCCCTTCTCGAGCTTGAGCCTCTTCTTCTCCAGCTCCTTCGTTTCCTTCCGGATCGCGGTCTCCCGCTTCTTGACCTCCGAAAGCCTGGAGCTGATCTCGTCCTCGTGCTTTACTGTGGCGGACTCCCGCTGGTTCAGCGATTCGATCTCCCCGCTCATCTCTTCTCGTTCGCTGGCAAGCTTGGCCTCGACGTCCTTCAGGTCCTTATCCTTGGCTCGGGCCTCTTCCTCCATCCAGCTCAGTCGGTCCCCGTAGGACACCAGGGACTCCTCCATCTCCGAGATCTCGTCGAACTTGAACGATAGCTCCTCTTCCTTGGCGAACAGGGCCTTCTCCCTCTTCACGATCCTTTCGTTCTTCCCGTCCAGACCCTTCGCCTTCTCCGACAGGGCCTTCTTCCGGTCCTTGAGGATCGACTGGAGGTCCTGGCTCTCGGACTCCGTCCTCCTGACCTTGTTCTCCCTCTCCAGCAGCGTCTCCCTCAGGTGATCGAGCCCCTCTTCCGTCTCCGCCAGCTGGGCGTACTTCGACTCGAGCGCTTTCTCCTTGGACGTCAGGAACTTCTCCTGCTTCTTCAGCTGGATCTCCCTCTCCTTCAGTACGATCTCCTTGTCGGAGAGTTTCTCCCTGGCCTTCTCGAACGCTTCCTTTCTCTTGAACAGGACCTTGTTCTCGGAGCCTAGCTCCTTTCTCGCCTTCTCATGCTCGCCGAGCGTTCCCTTGATCTCTTTCTCCTTCGCTGCGACGGACTCCTCTCGCTCCTCGAGCTCGGTTCCCTTCAGATCGAGGGTCCTCTTCTCTCTCTCGACCCTCTTCTTGAGCTTCCTTTCCTCCGCCTTGATGGCCTTCTTCTCTGCCTTCCAGGCCTTCGACATCTCCTCGAACTCGTCCATCTTCTTCTGGACGTTCTTCTCCTTGGTTGCGAGCGCCCGTCTCTTGCTGGTCCACTTCTTGGACTCCTCGGAGAAGGACTTCGTGGCCTCTCTCAGCATCGCCTCGCGGCGGTCTATCTCCTTGATCTTCTCCTCCCCTTCCTCCCATCTCTTGAGGAGCTGCCTTTCCCTCTCGCCGAGCTCTTCCTTGGTGAGGCTGACACCGCTCCGCATGCCCTCCAGGTCCTTCCGCTCCTCGGCCAGGACGGTCTCCCTGTCTGCCAGTCCCTTGTCCTTCCTCTCGAGCCCCTCCCTCGTCCTCTGCAGCTCTTCCTCGCTTTCCTTCCGCATTTCCTCGAGCTCTCTCTCCCTCTCCTCGAGCGTCTGCTTCAGTTCCGCGACTTCCCGTTCCCTGGACCGGAGCTCCTTCTCTGCCTGTGATGTCCTCTCTTCAGCCTCGGAGATGCCCTTTTCCCTGCTGTCGAGGGTCTTCTTCTTGCATGCGAGGGACTTGGATTTCTTCTCCAGGGTCCTGGATCTCTTCTCTGTACCCTCGGTCTCCCCTTCCAGCTCCGATATCCGCTTGTCCTTCTCCTCGATCTCGCTCCGCAGTTCGGATTCCCGCTGCTCGAAGTCCGATGTGGACTTCTCTTCCTTCTCTCGTTCCTCGCCCATCGTGCCGATCTGGCCCTTGAGCTTCTCAACATCCTTGGCGAGCTTGCCCGCTCTGCTTGCCTCCTTGACCTTGACCTTCAGCTCTTCCTGAGCCGTCTTGAGCTCTCCCTCCAGCTTGTTCAGGTCGGCCCTTGCCACCTCCAGCTCGGTGCTCAGTCTCCCGGATTCGGCCGCGGACTCCTTCTTTCCTTTGGTGGCGAGTTGCTTCGCCTCCTTGACCTTGATCTTCAGCTCTTCCTGAACGGACTTCAGTTCTTCATCCAGCTTGTTCGCGTCCGCCTTCGCCTTCTCCAGCTGCGCCTTGAGCTTCTCCGCTTCCCCCGCAGATTCCTTCTTCCCTTCACTGGCGAGCTGCTTCGCTTCCTTTTCGGCCTTCTTGAGGTCCTTCTTGCCCGCTGTGAGCTGCTTCTCCACGTCCCTGATCTGCTTCTTCTGCTCGGAGAGTGCCTTCTCCTTGCCCTTCACGTTCTCCTGCAGCGATCCGATCTCATCCTGCGCGGACTTCAGCTCGTCCTGCAGTTTCTCGATCTCCCCCCTCAGCTCGTCGGTCTCGTCGTAGACCTCGACCTCTTTGGCCTCGACATCCCCCGAAAGCATCTCCTTGGCTCTGTCTCTCAGTCCCATCTCATCTACCCCTCACAGCTTTCCAGCACCTTCTCGTACTTCTTGAAATCCTTTGACTTGGCGAATTCCTGAACGATGTTGTCAGGCAACTCCCCGAGGAGGGCGTCGAGCCTCTTCAGGACGTCCTTCATCTCGTGGTTCTGGTCCGAGAGCTGGCGGCTCTGGTCCTCGAGAACGTCCTTGGCCTTCACTATCCTGTCCATGTCGCCCTCGACCTCTCCTATCCGCCTCTCCAGGGACTCGATCTTCTCTTCGTTCTCCCGCTGAAGGTTCGGGTCAGGAACCTCTTCGAGCCTCGACAGCTGCGCCTCGGCAGTTGCTCCGGACTCCATCTCCGCGAGGCGCGTCTCGACCTCTTCCGCTATCCTCCTTTCAGCCTTCTCGACCTCTTGCTCCCGGTTCTCGAGCGAGCCGTCCTTCTTCGCCAGTTCCTCCTCCTTCTCCTTGAGCGAGCGCTCCCAGTCGACCAACCGCTTCTTGTCCTTGTCCCGCCTCACGATCTCCTTCTGGAAGACCTCCAGGCGGAGCTTCAGGTTGTCCTCCTTCCTCTTGAGCTCCGTCTCCTGCAGAGAGAGCAGATTCCTGTAGATCGTCTCCATCTCGATGATGCCCTTCTCGATCTCCATGACCTCGTTCCGTTCTTCTTCCAGCTGTGCGACCTGTCTCTCGAGCTCGGACTTCTCCATTATCTCCACTTCGTCCGTCGAGCTCTTGAGTTCTCTTATCCTCTTCTGGGCCGATTTGAGGAGGCCGTTCATCTGTTCCAGCTTCTTCCTCCTCAGCCTGATCACTCTCTGGAAGGGCTCGGCCAGCTCCCATATCCGGTGCGTGGAGTCCATGAGAGAGGTGCTCTCGACGAGCTCTCTCAGGAAGTCCTCTTCCAGCTTGTCGTCCTCGGTGGGGCTCTCGATGTCCAGGGGCTTGATGGGAGCGCCGCAGTTGGGACACTCGTTCGTGCCCGTCCGCACGATCGAAAGACAGGATTGGCAACGATAGGCCTCGAACTCGTCATGGAAGTCGGACCCGCAGCTGCTGCAGCTTATCTCTTCCTCTCTGACTTCCGCTCCGCACAAGGAGCAGTACAGCTTCTGGTCTCCCATTCTGGCCTTGGGTATCATTTCATTCTCTCTGAGGGTTATTCCGCTTTGTTGTAGCACACGATCTCGTTCACGTGCTTCCTCCCGGACGATTCCGGGTCTCCATTGGGCACTCCAAGGGGCGTTAGAGCGATCACCTTGACGTCCTCGGACGCCTGGACGGCTGACCTGACCTTCTCCTCGTTGAAGGTGTTGATCCAGCATGTGCCCAGGCCCTCGTTCTCGGCCGCTAAGGTTAGATAGGCCATGGCCAGTGCCACGTCCACCGGATAGCTGCTCATGTATCCCCCGATCATGCCCTGTGCCTCATCCAACAACCCACAGGCCACCACTACCAAAG comes from Candidatus Thermoplasmatota archaeon and encodes:
- a CDS encoding nitroreductase family protein — protein: MDVLEAMKQRKSVRSYQPTPLSAEQIQKVFNSVRMAPSVDNLQPWRFVIVTDEDVKRQLAAASGSQKWIAEAPLVVVACGLLDEAQGMIGGYMSSYPVDVALAMAYLTLAAENEGLGTCWINTFNEEKVRSAVQASEDVKVIALTPLGVPNGDPESSGRKHVNEIVCYNKAE